One window from the genome of Dysgonomonadaceae bacterium PH5-43 encodes:
- a CDS encoding CIC family chloride channel protein (product_source=KO:K03281; cath_funfam=1.10.3080.10,3.10.580.10; cog=COG0038,COG0517; ko=KO:K03281; pfam=PF00571,PF00654; smart=SM00116; superfamily=54631,81340; transmembrane_helix_parts=Inside_1_22,TMhelix_23_42,Outside_43_61,TMhelix_62_84,Inside_85_113,TMhelix_114_136,Outside_137_155,TMhelix_156_178,Inside_179_190,TMhelix_191_213,Outside_214_232,TMhelix_233_250,Inside_251_270,TMhelix_271_290,Outside_291_319,TMhelix_320_337,Inside_338_349,TMhelix_350_372,Outside_373_391,TMhelix_392_414,Inside_415_418,TMhelix_419_441,Outside_442_603): MESKTWFDNVLQWREKFIKEKHFILILSFAIGILTALAANLLKSSIHLIQHFLTESIDTTNANWVYLVYPIVGILIAGLFVKYIVKDDIGHGVTKILYAISQRKSRIKPHNTWSSLVASSITIGFGGSVGAEAPIVLTGSAIGSNLGRIFKMEQRTLMLLVGCGAAGAIAGIFKAPIAGLLFTIEVLMLDLTTASVMPLLISSVTAATVSYIFTGMDAMFKFSLNQVFEVERIPYVLILGIICGFVALYFTRAMIWIEGVFRKLKTFWKKFFFGTAILSILIFVLPPLYGEGYDTIGSLIGNTYEGMFDGSFFYDFQDNFWGVFTFMILIIFLKVFASSATNGGGGCGGIFAPSLFLGSVVGFLFAFTFNFISPNLSMHLLDVNYLPAENFALMGMAGMMAAIMHSPLTAVFLIAELTGGFDLFLPLMIVTISAYSTIILFEKHSIYSIRLAKKGELLTHDKDKAVLTLLNCEAVVENDFVTVTPDMTLGDMVKAIAKSRRNVFPVVDKDNVLRGVVLLDNIRNIMFRPELYDRFNVKKFMVSAPGKINVSMQMDKVMQLFEDTKAWNLPVVDDKGRYLGFISKSKIFNAYRNILQENFSEDM; this comes from the coding sequence ATGGAATCAAAAACTTGGTTTGATAATGTTCTGCAATGGCGAGAGAAGTTTATAAAGGAGAAACACTTTATACTTATACTTAGTTTTGCCATAGGAATATTAACGGCACTGGCTGCAAATTTATTAAAATCGTCAATACATCTTATTCAGCATTTTCTTACTGAAAGTATAGATACAACAAATGCAAACTGGGTTTACTTAGTTTACCCGATAGTTGGTATTCTTATTGCTGGTTTGTTTGTGAAATATATAGTAAAAGATGATATAGGACACGGAGTAACAAAAATACTATACGCAATCTCTCAACGTAAAAGCAGAATAAAGCCTCATAACACTTGGTCGTCGCTTGTGGCAAGTTCTATTACCATTGGCTTTGGTGGTTCGGTAGGGGCTGAGGCACCTATTGTATTAACAGGTTCGGCAATAGGTTCTAACTTGGGTCGTATTTTTAAGATGGAACAACGAACTCTTATGTTGCTTGTTGGTTGTGGTGCGGCTGGTGCTATTGCTGGTATATTCAAAGCTCCGATTGCAGGACTACTATTTACTATAGAAGTACTTATGCTCGACCTTACAACTGCATCGGTAATGCCCCTTCTTATATCTTCTGTAACAGCGGCTACTGTTAGTTACATCTTTACAGGTATGGACGCGATGTTTAAGTTTAGCTTAAATCAGGTTTTTGAAGTAGAAAGAATACCTTACGTTCTTATCTTAGGCATTATATGTGGATTTGTAGCTCTGTATTTTACTCGTGCTATGATTTGGATAGAAGGCGTATTCCGTAAGTTAAAAACCTTTTGGAAGAAGTTTTTCTTTGGTACGGCTATCTTAAGTATTCTAATATTCGTATTGCCTCCTTTATATGGTGAGGGTTATGATACTATCGGTAGTCTTATCGGTAACACTTACGAAGGAATGTTCGATGGTAGTTTCTTCTACGATTTTCAGGATAACTTTTGGGGTGTATTCACTTTTATGATATTGATTATATTCTTAAAGGTATTTGCTTCGAGTGCCACTAATGGAGGTGGTGGTTGCGGTGGAATATTCGCCCCTTCTTTATTCTTGGGTAGTGTTGTTGGATTCTTATTCGCTTTTACATTTAATTTCATAAGTCCGAATTTGTCTATGCACTTGTTAGACGTTAATTATCTTCCTGCCGAAAACTTTGCATTAATGGGAATGGCTGGTATGATGGCTGCCATTATGCACTCGCCGTTAACAGCAGTGTTTCTTATTGCAGAACTTACAGGAGGATTTGATTTATTCTTACCCTTGATGATAGTTACAATAAGTGCTTATTCTACTATTATATTGTTTGAAAAGCATAGTATATACTCTATTCGTTTAGCTAAAAAAGGCGAATTGCTTACTCACGATAAAGACAAAGCAGTGCTTACTCTTCTTAATTGTGAGGCAGTTGTAGAAAATGACTTCGTAACAGTAACTCCAGATATGACTTTAGGAGATATGGTAAAAGCTATAGCTAAATCTCGTAGAAATGTATTTCCTGTAGTTGATAAAGATAATGTATTAAGAGGAGTAGTTTTGTTAGATAATATACGAAACATAATGTTCCGTCCTGAGCTTTACGATAGATTTAATGTTAAGAAATTTATGGTGTCGGCACCTGGTAAAATAAATGTGTCTATGCAAATGGATAAAGTTATGCAGTTGTTTGAAGATACTAAAGCTTGGAATCTTCCGGTGGTTGACGATAAAGGACGTTACTTAGGCTTTATATCTAAATCGAAGATATTTAATGCTTATAGAAATATATTACAAGAGAACTTCTCAGAAGATATGTAA
- a CDS encoding ABC-2 type transport system ATP-binding protein (product_source=KO:K01990; cath_funfam=3.40.50.300; cog=COG4152; ko=KO:K01990; pfam=PF00005,PF13732; smart=SM00382; superfamily=52540), translating to MIFLETRDVVKQYSEHLALDKVSIRVPKGKIFGLLGPNGAGKTTLLRIINRITLPDSGEVLFNNSLMQQDDVYNIGYLPEERGLYKKMKVGEQAIYLARLRGLSTREAEQRLKHWFDKFNMLTWWNKRLEELSKGMQQKVQFVITVIHNPELMIFDEPFSGFDPLNAEMLKNEILELKEKGKTIIFSTHNMSSVEEICDDIALINNSEVVLSGDVQEVRSRFKNQIFAIQTTSEEFKINDEVGEVVEKIKGYNNYTFRVKNLTDLSNSKFLSLLLQNNEIISFAEEIPSMNDIFIQIVSQTR from the coding sequence ATGATATTTTTAGAAACAAGAGATGTAGTTAAACAATATTCGGAGCATTTGGCTTTGGATAAAGTAAGCATTCGAGTTCCTAAAGGAAAGATATTCGGTTTATTAGGACCTAATGGAGCAGGAAAAACTACACTTCTACGTATTATTAATCGTATAACGCTTCCAGACTCAGGCGAAGTGTTGTTTAATAATAGTCTTATGCAACAAGATGATGTTTACAATATAGGTTATCTTCCCGAAGAGAGAGGTTTGTATAAAAAGATGAAAGTAGGGGAGCAAGCTATTTATCTTGCACGACTTAGAGGACTATCTACACGAGAAGCCGAGCAACGCTTAAAGCATTGGTTCGATAAGTTTAATATGTTAACTTGGTGGAATAAACGTTTGGAAGAATTGTCGAAAGGTATGCAACAGAAGGTTCAGTTTGTTATAACGGTTATTCACAATCCCGAGTTGATGATATTCGATGAGCCTTTTAGTGGTTTCGACCCTCTTAATGCAGAAATGCTTAAAAACGAAATCCTTGAACTAAAAGAAAAAGGCAAAACAATAATATTCTCTACTCACAATATGTCTTCTGTAGAAGAAATATGTGATGATATAGCTCTTATTAACAATTCAGAAGTTGTGCTTTCGGGTGATGTACAAGAGGTTAGATCTCGTTTCAAAAATCAAATATTTGCAATTCAAACAACATCGGAAGAGTTTAAAATCAACGATGAAGTAGGGGAGGTTGTAGAGAAAATAAAAGGTTACAACAACTATACGTTTAGAGTAAAAAACTTAACAGATTTGTCTAACTCTAAGTTTTTATCTCTTCTGTTACAAAATAACGAAATAATATCATTTGCAGAAGAAATACCTTCGATGAATGATATATTTATACAAATAGTATCGCAAACAAGATGA
- a CDS encoding exopolysaccharide biosynthesis polyprenyl glycosylphosphotransferase (product_source=TIGR03025; cog=COG2148; pfam=PF02397; superfamily=55257; tigrfam=TIGR03025; transmembrane_helix_parts=Inside_1_10,TMhelix_11_33,Outside_34_45,TMhelix_46_68,Inside_69_80,TMhelix_81_103,Outside_104_117,TMhelix_118_137,Inside_138_291,TMhelix_292_311,Outside_312_472), whose amino-acid sequence MKKQSQLIKYLVSDFLSAHLAWCVFNVIRYYLISQNEGFSTLGDFMMYGQVIKGQIIIPFCWLILHYFSGYYNNPIEKSRLSELFTTLFMCFIGTVVIFFALLLKNLPESFRIYYEQFMSLFLFSFLFTYIGRFIITSKATKKIQNREWTIKTLILGNGYKAKEIERELNKHYDSLGYTIQGFVNTDSVMPNKSDIQISTIGNLEDLGNLIIQNQTEELIIAVDSVDDDSMLKLLYSLYQYKIKIKLPISYSKLLTGGMKIKTIVGYPLIDVTSNNFSDAEKNIKLAIDKIVSVFVLLLLSPLYLCLAIRVKLDSSGSIFLKQERIGLGGKPFMIYKFRTMKQDAEDNGPRLSTVDDERITSFGKTMRKYRLDEMPQFWNVLKGDMSLVGPRPERKYFIDKIIKEAPYYYLLHNVRPGITSWGMVKYGYASNVKQMIERMQYDILYYENMSLGLDIKILIYTIKTIITGKGI is encoded by the coding sequence ATGAAGAAACAATCTCAACTTATAAAATATCTCGTTTCTGATTTTTTAAGTGCACACTTAGCTTGGTGTGTGTTTAATGTAATTAGATATTATCTTATTTCGCAAAATGAGGGCTTTTCTACGTTGGGTGATTTTATGATGTACGGACAGGTAATTAAAGGGCAGATAATAATTCCTTTTTGTTGGCTTATTCTACATTATTTCTCAGGCTACTATAACAATCCAATAGAGAAATCAAGACTATCGGAACTCTTCACAACTCTCTTTATGTGCTTCATCGGTACTGTTGTGATATTCTTTGCTTTATTGTTGAAAAATCTTCCAGAGTCGTTCAGAATATATTATGAACAATTTATGTCTCTCTTTCTCTTTTCTTTCCTATTTACATATATAGGTCGATTTATTATTACTTCAAAGGCTACTAAAAAGATACAAAATAGAGAGTGGACAATTAAAACTTTAATTTTAGGGAACGGATATAAAGCTAAAGAAATAGAACGAGAATTAAATAAACATTACGATTCGTTAGGTTATACTATACAAGGGTTTGTTAATACAGATAGTGTTATGCCCAATAAATCAGATATTCAAATATCGACAATAGGTAATCTTGAGGATTTAGGTAATTTAATTATTCAAAATCAGACCGAAGAACTGATTATTGCCGTAGATTCGGTCGATGATGATAGTATGCTTAAGCTATTATATTCTTTGTATCAGTATAAAATTAAGATAAAACTTCCCATAAGCTATAGTAAACTACTTACAGGTGGTATGAAAATAAAAACTATAGTGGGCTATCCTCTTATTGATGTAACATCGAATAACTTCTCAGATGCAGAAAAAAACATAAAATTAGCGATAGATAAAATAGTTTCTGTATTTGTTTTATTACTTTTGTCCCCGCTTTATCTATGCTTAGCTATAAGAGTAAAACTTGATTCATCTGGTTCCATATTTCTTAAACAAGAACGAATAGGTTTGGGTGGCAAACCATTTATGATTTATAAGTTTAGAACAATGAAGCAAGATGCGGAAGATAATGGTCCTCGCTTATCTACTGTAGATGATGAACGGATTACAAGCTTCGGTAAAACTATGCGAAAGTATCGTTTAGATGAAATGCCTCAATTTTGGAATGTTTTGAAAGGGGATATGTCGTTGGTAGGTCCTCGTCCTGAACGAAAATATTTCATAGATAAGATAATAAAGGAAGCACCTTATTACTATCTACTTCATAATGTAAGACCAGGAATAACTTCTTGGGGAATGGTTAAGTACGGATATGCATCTAACGTAAAGCAGATGATAGAGCGAATGCAATACGATATTCTTTATTACGAGAATATGTCGCTTGGCTTAGATATAAAAATATTGATATATACAATAAAAACAATAATTACAGGGAAAGGTATTTAA
- a CDS encoding methionyl-tRNA formyltransferase (product_source=KO:K00604; cath_funfam=3.10.25.10,3.40.50.170; cog=COG0223; ko=KO:K00604; pfam=PF00551,PF02911; superfamily=50486,53328; tigrfam=TIGR00460), with translation MKAKKDIRIVFMGTPDFAVESLRSLVENGYNVVGVVTMPDKPKGKHQSVLQASPVKEYAVSKNIPLLQPEKLKDPQFLEELKAWNADLQIVVAFRMLPEVVWNMPPLGTFNLHASLLPQFRGAAPINWAIINGENETGNTTFFLTHEIDTGKIINQQKINIEDTDDAGIIHDKLMYMGGELVVKTVDDILADSIDTISQDDIIANLEELKPAPKLFKDNCQIDWNKTTKEVYDFIRGLSPYPAAWTELTTDKGNVLNLKVFKADKQIESHNYSTGKIITNGKDVIKVATTDGFIILQLIQLAGKKRMLAEDFLRGNSQLII, from the coding sequence ATGAAAGCAAAGAAAGATATACGTATTGTGTTTATGGGTACGCCCGATTTCGCTGTGGAAAGTTTACGCAGTTTAGTAGAAAACGGATATAATGTAGTAGGAGTGGTTACTATGCCCGACAAACCAAAGGGTAAACACCAGAGTGTATTACAAGCAAGTCCAGTAAAAGAATATGCTGTATCTAAGAATATCCCATTGCTACAACCTGAAAAACTTAAAGACCCTCAGTTTTTAGAAGAACTAAAAGCTTGGAATGCTGATCTACAAATTGTAGTAGCGTTCCGTATGCTTCCCGAAGTTGTGTGGAATATGCCTCCTCTCGGAACTTTTAATCTTCACGCATCTCTTTTACCTCAGTTTAGAGGTGCAGCTCCAATAAACTGGGCTATTATAAATGGAGAGAACGAAACAGGAAACACAACATTCTTTCTTACTCACGAAATAGATACTGGTAAAATAATTAATCAGCAAAAGATTAATATTGAAGATACCGATGATGCCGGTATAATACACGACAAACTGATGTATATGGGTGGCGAGTTGGTTGTGAAAACTGTAGATGATATTTTGGCTGACTCTATAGATACAATAAGTCAAGATGATATTATAGCTAATCTTGAAGAATTAAAACCAGCACCTAAACTTTTCAAAGATAATTGCCAAATAGATTGGAATAAAACAACAAAAGAGGTTTACGACTTTATAAGAGGCTTGTCTCCTTATCCAGCTGCTTGGACAGAACTTACTACCGATAAAGGCAATGTTCTTAACTTAAAGGTATTTAAGGCTGACAAACAAATAGAATCTCACAATTATTCTACAGGTAAAATAATTACTAACGGTAAAGATGTAATAAAAGTAGCTACTACAGATGGCTTTATTATATTGCAACTTATTCAGTTAGCAGGCAAGAAGCGAATGTTGGCAGAAGATTTCCTTAGAGGTAATAGTCAGCTTATAATATAA
- a CDS encoding glycosyltransferase involved in cell wall biosynthesis (product_source=COG0438; cath_funfam=3.40.50.2000; cog=COG0438; pfam=PF13439,PF13692; superfamily=53756), which produces MTKITVSVINDLVTDQRVHKVCSSLYEAGYDVKLVGRKFRTSKELNREYATDRMRLVFNKSFLFYAEYNLRLFFYLLFDKADIFLSNDTDTLAANYLAAKIRGKQLIFDAHEMFPEVPEVTNRKFVKKVWTKIEDWIFPKLNICYTVCKSIADIYNKKYNIDMQVVRNIPFANNASKLTKNKALIDSKGKKVIMYQGAINIGRGIEWVVDAMPYLDDFIFYVIGDGDILDDLKDKVNKQKLNDKVIFTGRIPFEQLPQYTACADIGVNLLENKGLNYYYSLPNRIFDYIRSEIPVLATDFPEIRRIVDTYKVGVLVNDYSPQNLASSIIELSKQEKNQNGFDKANEDLTWEKEIAPLIEQLKTTIV; this is translated from the coding sequence ATGACAAAGATTACAGTATCGGTTATTAATGATTTGGTTACCGACCAAAGGGTTCACAAAGTTTGTAGTTCTTTATATGAAGCGGGTTATGACGTAAAGTTGGTTGGTCGCAAATTTAGAACAAGCAAAGAACTTAACAGAGAATACGCTACCGACAGAATGCGATTAGTGTTTAATAAATCGTTTTTGTTTTATGCCGAATATAATCTACGTTTGTTTTTCTATTTACTGTTCGACAAAGCTGATATATTTCTTTCTAACGACACCGACACTTTGGCGGCTAATTATTTAGCGGCTAAGATTAGAGGCAAGCAATTGATATTTGATGCTCACGAAATGTTTCCCGAAGTGCCAGAGGTTACAAACCGTAAGTTTGTTAAAAAGGTTTGGACTAAGATTGAAGATTGGATATTTCCCAAACTTAATATCTGTTATACCGTTTGCAAATCTATTGCCGACATTTATAATAAAAAGTACAATATAGATATGCAGGTTGTACGAAATATTCCTTTTGCCAACAATGCCAGCAAGTTGACAAAAAACAAAGCACTTATCGACAGTAAAGGTAAAAAGGTTATTATGTATCAAGGGGCTATAAACATAGGCAGAGGTATTGAATGGGTTGTTGATGCTATGCCCTATTTAGATGATTTTATATTTTATGTAATAGGCGACGGCGATATACTTGATGATCTTAAAGATAAGGTAAACAAACAAAAACTTAACGATAAGGTTATATTTACTGGCAGAATACCTTTCGAACAATTACCTCAATATACTGCCTGTGCCGATATAGGTGTTAATTTATTGGAGAATAAAGGTCTTAACTATTACTACTCTTTGCCTAATCGTATTTTTGATTACATAAGAAGTGAAATCCCTGTTTTAGCTACCGACTTTCCTGAAATAAGACGAATAGTTGACACTTACAAAGTTGGTGTTTTAGTTAATGATTATTCGCCTCAAAACTTAGCCTCTTCTATAATCGAGTTATCTAAGCAAGAAAAGAATCAAAACGGGTTTGATAAAGCCAATGAAGATTTAACTTGGGAGAAAGAAATAGCTCCTCTTATTGAGCAACTGAAAACTACGATTGTTTAA
- a CDS encoding ABC-type Na+ efflux pump permease subunit (product_source=COG1668; cog=COG1668; pfam=PF12698; transmembrane_helix_parts=Inside_1_19,TMhelix_20_42,Outside_43_88,TMhelix_89_111,Inside_112_139,TMhelix_140_162,Outside_163_165,TMhelix_166_185,Inside_186_191,TMhelix_192_214,Outside_215_223,TMhelix_224_243,Inside_244_249,TMhelix_250_272,Outside_273_276,TMhelix_277_299,Inside_300_325), with amino-acid sequence MNKIAIVAQREYLTRIKKRSFFIITLIMPLLFVALVAGGAYIETINKDDVPTQESVRMVTPENIEEIQSYLNSDNTPEDNIGKPNAVSAMMGYCFSFLMYMFVFAYGVMVMSGVMEEKTNRIIEVMVSSVKPFDLMMGKLVGIGLVGLTQFGIWIFVFTAFAITGTIVFAGAEVVTQILTMFLTIDTLVMSVLFLIFFIGGFLIYASLYAAIGAMVSSQEDSQQYTTPITLFLLFSFYIGIYTTKEPESALAFWASIIPFTSPIVMITRLPYNNVAWWELLLSIIILVITVILIIKLTAKIYRVGILMYGKKPSLKEIIRWIKQS; translated from the coding sequence ATGAATAAAATAGCAATAGTAGCACAAAGAGAATATCTAACTCGTATAAAAAAACGATCTTTTTTTATAATAACTCTTATAATGCCTTTGTTGTTTGTGGCTCTTGTGGCAGGAGGTGCTTATATCGAAACAATTAATAAAGATGATGTGCCGACGCAAGAAAGCGTAAGAATGGTTACTCCCGAAAATATAGAAGAGATACAATCGTATCTAAATAGCGACAATACTCCAGAAGATAATATAGGAAAGCCTAACGCAGTATCGGCAATGATGGGATATTGTTTTAGTTTTCTTATGTATATGTTTGTTTTCGCTTATGGAGTGATGGTTATGTCGGGGGTAATGGAAGAAAAAACTAATCGTATAATAGAAGTAATGGTTTCGTCGGTCAAGCCTTTCGATTTAATGATGGGCAAGCTTGTTGGAATAGGATTAGTAGGGTTAACGCAGTTTGGCATCTGGATATTTGTATTTACAGCATTTGCCATTACAGGCACAATCGTTTTTGCAGGAGCAGAAGTTGTAACTCAAATATTGACAATGTTTCTTACAATAGATACATTGGTAATGAGTGTGCTATTCCTTATATTCTTTATAGGTGGTTTCTTAATATACGCATCTTTGTATGCTGCGATAGGAGCAATGGTAAGCAGCCAGGAAGATAGTCAACAATACACTACTCCTATAACTCTATTTCTTTTATTCTCTTTTTATATAGGAATATACACAACTAAAGAACCAGAAAGTGCTTTGGCTTTTTGGGCTTCGATAATCCCTTTTACATCGCCTATAGTTATGATAACCCGACTACCTTATAATAATGTTGCTTGGTGGGAACTGTTATTGTCGATAATTATACTTGTTATAACTGTAATTTTAATAATCAAGTTAACAGCAAAGATATACAGAGTAGGTATTCTTATGTATGGTAAGAAACCAAGTCTTAAAGAAATAATACGCTGGATTAAACAATCGTAG
- a CDS encoding Fic family protein (product_source=COG3177; cath_funfam=1.10.3290.10; cog=COG3177; pfam=PF02661,PF13776; superfamily=140931,46785) produces MAKYIYQYSTWPNFVWEEQKIQVILGKVRHLQGKLFGQMSALGFSLKEETTLTALTLDVLKSSEIEGEELNYEQVRSSIARKLGLEYAGMVYSNRDVDGVVEMMLDATQNYNQLLDEERLFGWHSALFPTGRSGMHKIEVGCYRNGEMQVVSGAMGKEKVHFQAPPPNQLKAEMNVLLKWINEETEIDLVLKSAIAHFWFIIIHPFDDGNGRIARAISDLLLARSDDTTQRFYSLSSQILIEKKVYYETLQKVQYSDGDITEWLDWFLNCLYRSLLTAEETLQKVLQKVSFWDKHKDTELNARQRLMLNKLLDGFDGKLKTSKWAKITKSSADTALRDIKDLIEKGILKQEEAGGRSTNYELDDF; encoded by the coding sequence ATGGCAAAATACATTTATCAATATAGCACTTGGCCAAATTTTGTTTGGGAGGAACAAAAGATACAGGTAATTCTTGGGAAAGTTCGCCATTTACAAGGTAAACTCTTTGGGCAGATGAGCGCATTGGGTTTTTCTTTAAAAGAAGAAACTACGCTCACGGCTTTAACTCTTGATGTTCTAAAATCTTCGGAAATAGAAGGTGAGGAACTAAATTATGAACAAGTTCGCTCTTCCATAGCAAGAAAGTTGGGATTAGAATATGCAGGAATGGTTTATTCTAACAGAGATGTTGACGGTGTGGTGGAAATGATGCTTGATGCAACGCAAAATTATAATCAACTTCTTGACGAAGAACGTCTATTTGGTTGGCACTCTGCTTTATTCCCGACAGGAAGAAGCGGAATGCATAAAATTGAAGTTGGTTGTTATCGAAATGGAGAAATGCAAGTTGTTTCAGGAGCGATGGGCAAAGAGAAGGTTCATTTTCAAGCACCCCCACCTAATCAGTTGAAAGCTGAAATGAATGTATTACTAAAATGGATTAACGAAGAGACTGAAATTGACTTAGTACTTAAATCAGCTATTGCACATTTTTGGTTTATCATTATACACCCGTTTGACGATGGGAATGGTCGTATTGCAAGAGCAATTTCGGATTTGCTGCTTGCTCGTTCCGATGATACTACTCAACGATTTTACAGTTTATCAAGTCAAATACTAATAGAAAAGAAGGTATATTACGAAACATTACAAAAAGTTCAATACAGCGATGGAGATATAACCGAATGGTTAGATTGGTTTTTGAATTGCCTTTATCGTAGTTTGCTTACCGCAGAAGAAACCCTACAAAAGGTGTTGCAGAAAGTTAGTTTTTGGGATAAGCATAAAGATACAGAACTGAACGCTCGTCAGCGATTGATGTTGAATAAACTGTTAGATGGTTTTGACGGCAAGCTAAAAACTTCTAAATGGGCGAAAATAACAAAATCATCGGCAGATACCGCTTTGAGAGATATTAAGGATTTGATAGAGAAAGGAATCTTAAAGCAAGAAGAAGCTGGAGGAAGAAGTACAAATTATGAATTGGACGACTTTTAG